The following coding sequences lie in one Myxococcus xanthus genomic window:
- the traC gene encoding outer membrane exchange accessory lipoprotein TraC has product MPAGMGGGQEDVRSLHPVGAFLEDAGVNASARPPRPPPSSSHPWLGALALALVLALSGCSAFSRAVKEGDAASQEQKWAEAEAAYLRALAADPEASEVKVKLGKVRQAWSEVVLEDARAVHASGDLDAAMKRLVRALELNADNASARELLGATLDARVAAGNVALKAERLQDARTEFDAVLSVAPDHAAAKRGVDGVQVAWARRWFGTGEGLEKAGKLGNALVAYVRADQERVGATAARERAEAVRQKLRDEVAFLVVASPVEDRAGAPDVAQRLAAGRLAAMLPTQLPLRVVTEAPAGREGVTLDLSLERVLPLQVVEESQRTQRYLAGNRSVPNPRRGGFETQLLKAERTLEDVERKQAAALREYLRMQAELSMVRVAAERCRERERRQCREALQDCGEAAREVSGPGQFPSECNPSRCDNKACVAEEVLLVAKAAASLQKEKALEEALDKSEGQRTQVQRHRDTTFREPITVEEPMYSDFVFDVQLHRLTVTASVTAVMRDLIKEQQVPAPNTQDYAVMHEDMAHKGYDRYGVLADPVQLRNELELRVEVGDKAVSDVARRVKERFDAYRGKRVADARRGMVRPGAEDVVETAVRALLLTADAPPQDILQPLGRARGLNRPESLVGL; this is encoded by the coding sequence GTGCCTGCCGGGATGGGCGGCGGCCAAGAGGACGTCCGGAGTCTTCACCCGGTGGGGGCTTTCCTCGAAGATGCGGGCGTGAACGCGTCTGCCCGACCCCCCCGCCCCCCTCCTTCTTCGTCCCACCCCTGGTTGGGGGCCCTGGCCCTGGCCCTGGTGCTCGCACTGTCCGGCTGTTCCGCCTTCTCCCGTGCGGTGAAGGAGGGAGACGCCGCCAGCCAGGAACAGAAGTGGGCGGAGGCGGAGGCGGCCTATCTGCGCGCGCTGGCAGCGGACCCGGAGGCCTCCGAGGTCAAGGTGAAGCTGGGCAAGGTGCGCCAGGCCTGGAGTGAGGTGGTGCTGGAGGATGCGCGCGCCGTGCATGCCTCCGGTGACCTGGATGCCGCCATGAAGCGCCTGGTGCGCGCGCTGGAACTCAACGCGGACAACGCTTCGGCGCGGGAGCTGCTTGGCGCCACCCTGGATGCGCGCGTGGCGGCGGGCAACGTGGCGTTGAAGGCGGAGCGGTTGCAGGACGCGCGCACGGAGTTCGACGCGGTGCTGTCGGTGGCGCCGGACCACGCGGCCGCCAAGCGGGGTGTGGACGGCGTGCAGGTGGCCTGGGCGCGGCGCTGGTTCGGCACGGGTGAGGGTCTGGAGAAGGCCGGCAAGCTGGGCAACGCGCTGGTGGCCTACGTCCGCGCGGACCAGGAGCGCGTGGGCGCCACCGCGGCGCGGGAGCGGGCCGAGGCCGTGCGCCAGAAGCTGCGCGACGAGGTGGCCTTCCTGGTGGTGGCCTCGCCGGTGGAGGACCGGGCCGGAGCGCCGGACGTGGCGCAGCGGCTGGCGGCCGGCCGGCTGGCGGCGATGCTGCCCACGCAGCTGCCCCTGCGCGTGGTGACGGAGGCCCCGGCGGGCCGCGAAGGCGTGACGCTGGATTTGTCACTGGAGCGGGTGCTGCCGCTGCAGGTGGTGGAGGAGTCGCAGCGCACGCAGCGCTACCTCGCCGGAAATCGCTCCGTGCCCAACCCGCGCCGCGGCGGCTTCGAGACCCAGCTCCTGAAGGCCGAGCGCACCCTGGAGGACGTGGAGCGCAAGCAGGCCGCCGCGCTGCGCGAGTACCTGCGCATGCAGGCGGAGCTGTCCATGGTGCGCGTGGCCGCGGAGCGCTGCCGCGAGCGGGAGCGCCGCCAGTGCCGCGAGGCCCTGCAGGATTGCGGCGAGGCCGCGCGCGAGGTCAGCGGCCCGGGGCAGTTCCCCAGCGAGTGCAACCCCTCACGCTGCGACAACAAGGCGTGCGTCGCCGAGGAGGTGCTGCTGGTGGCCAAGGCCGCCGCGTCCCTGCAGAAGGAGAAGGCGCTGGAGGAGGCGCTGGACAAGTCCGAGGGCCAGCGCACGCAGGTGCAGCGCCACCGCGACACCACCTTCCGCGAGCCCATCACCGTGGAGGAGCCCATGTATTCGGACTTCGTGTTCGACGTGCAGCTCCACCGGCTCACCGTGACGGCCTCCGTCACCGCGGTGATGCGGGACCTCATCAAGGAGCAGCAGGTGCCCGCGCCCAACACGCAGGACTACGCGGTGATGCACGAGGACATGGCGCACAAGGGCTACGACCGGTACGGCGTGCTCGCGGACCCGGTGCAGCTGCGCAACGAATTGGAGCTGCGCGTGGAGGTGGGCGACAAGGCGGTGTCGGACGTTGCCCGCCGCGTGAAGGAGCGCTTCGACGCCTACCGCGGCAAGCGCGTGGCGGATGCCCGCCGCGGCATGGTCCGCCCTGGTGCCGAGGACGTGGTGGAGACCGCCGTGCGCGCGCTCCTGCTCACCGCGGACGCGCCGCCGCAGGACATCCTCCAGCCGCTGGGCCGTGCGCGCGGCCTGAATCGTCCGGAGAGCCTGGTGGGGCTGTAG
- a CDS encoding pre-peptidase C-terminal domain-containing protein, with amino-acid sequence MSMSQSKFVGALTGLALLAGCGGSDGTTPASEETLGQGMSWEEFLSLVYQEPDTGIFIADGDTTFATEKHLREFYDTNVKNGQLIVHRVGGADAKWNDTQKLNLTYCVSTSFGNNYQTVVNAMASATAAWEAAGHVKFVHVSAQDSNCTASNNNVLFDVRPINVNGQYIARAFFPGDARSSRNVLFDNSAFGPMGVWTLAGVTRHELGHVLGFRHEHTRPESGTCFEDNNWRVLTAYDGASVMHYPHCNGTQTGDLVLTTKDVQGIQALYGTPNGEPPPPPPPPPEGVPTTETRSGSVAANANVNYGPFTIVPRSTFKVVMTGTGTGDPDLYVRFGSAPTTTEYNCRPYLAGANETCEIEVPEGVTSAYIMVRGYSAANFSLTINYLAPLGGGNGTPTSETRSGSVTSGGSQNYGPFSVKAGTNFKVVMTGSGDPDLYVRFGSAPTTSAYNCRPYLSGASETCDIAVPAGQTTAYIMVRGYTSATFNLAINYTKP; translated from the coding sequence ATGTCCATGTCACAGTCCAAGTTTGTCGGCGCCCTCACGGGCCTGGCGCTGCTCGCCGGTTGCGGCGGTAGCGATGGCACCACCCCTGCTTCCGAGGAGACGCTCGGTCAGGGGATGTCGTGGGAGGAGTTCCTCTCTCTCGTGTACCAGGAGCCCGACACGGGCATCTTCATCGCCGACGGTGACACGACGTTCGCGACCGAGAAGCACCTGCGCGAGTTCTATGACACCAACGTCAAGAACGGGCAGCTCATCGTCCACCGCGTGGGCGGGGCGGACGCGAAGTGGAACGACACGCAGAAGCTGAACCTCACCTACTGCGTGAGCACCTCGTTCGGTAACAACTACCAGACGGTGGTCAACGCCATGGCCAGCGCGACGGCCGCGTGGGAGGCCGCCGGCCACGTGAAGTTCGTCCACGTGAGCGCGCAGGACTCCAACTGCACCGCCTCCAACAACAACGTGCTGTTCGACGTGCGCCCCATCAACGTGAATGGCCAGTACATCGCCCGCGCGTTCTTCCCGGGTGACGCGCGCTCCAGCCGCAACGTCCTCTTCGACAACAGCGCCTTCGGCCCCATGGGCGTCTGGACGCTGGCGGGCGTGACGCGCCACGAGCTGGGCCACGTGCTCGGCTTCCGTCACGAGCACACCCGCCCTGAGTCCGGCACGTGCTTCGAGGACAACAACTGGCGTGTGCTGACCGCCTACGACGGCGCGTCCGTCATGCACTACCCGCACTGCAACGGCACGCAGACGGGTGACCTCGTGCTGACGACGAAGGACGTCCAGGGCATCCAGGCGCTCTACGGCACGCCGAACGGTGAGCCGCCCCCGCCGCCCCCGCCGCCGCCGGAAGGCGTTCCCACCACGGAGACCCGCTCGGGCTCGGTGGCTGCGAATGCGAACGTCAACTACGGTCCCTTCACCATCGTCCCCCGCTCGACCTTCAAGGTCGTGATGACGGGTACGGGTACGGGTGACCCGGACCTCTACGTCCGCTTCGGCTCGGCGCCCACCACGACGGAGTACAACTGCCGTCCGTACCTCGCCGGCGCCAACGAGACCTGCGAGATCGAGGTCCCGGAAGGCGTGACCAGTGCGTACATCATGGTGCGTGGCTACTCGGCCGCCAACTTCAGCCTGACCATCAACTACCTCGCGCCCCTGGGCGGTGGTAACGGCACGCCCACCAGCGAGACGCGCTCTGGCTCCGTGACCTCGGGTGGCAGCCAGAACTACGGCCCCTTCAGCGTGAAGGCCGGCACCAACTTCAAGGTCGTGATGACGGGCTCGGGTGACCCGGACCTCTACGTCCGCTTTGGCTCGGCCCCCACCACGAGCGCGTACAACTGCCGTCCGTACCTCAGCGGCGCTTCCGAGACGTGCGACATCGCCGTGCCCGCGGGCCAGACCACCGCGTACATCATGGTGCGTGGCTACACGTCCGCTACGTTCAACCTGGCCATCAACTACACCAAGCCGTAG
- a CDS encoding AEC family transporter, translating into MGNVIGLLGACMVLGVLARHSGKFPEGSAGAFNTFVLYVALPALVLRAMHQLVFVPELLVAASVPWLYYLGAGPFFRLLGPRLGLSKPSIMALVLTAGLGNTAFVGLPMAEALLGAKGLPVAVVVDQLGSFLVLSSLATVAAARAGADTPLSLRQLARKVATFPPFLALVVALATRPWAYPVWLDGVLERLGALLTPLALFAIGLQLRLSGIKPRLPAVALGLSYKLLLVPALTAAGLLALPGLAPTVVQATLLQAAMGPMVSAAILAAEHDLDPDLAVLMVGVGVPLSFATAPLMLMLAR; encoded by the coding sequence ATGGGGAACGTCATCGGGCTGTTGGGGGCGTGTATGGTGCTGGGCGTCCTGGCCCGGCACAGTGGGAAGTTCCCGGAGGGCTCCGCCGGGGCGTTCAACACCTTCGTGCTGTACGTGGCGCTGCCCGCGCTGGTGCTGCGGGCCATGCACCAGTTGGTGTTCGTGCCGGAGCTGCTGGTCGCCGCCTCGGTGCCGTGGCTCTACTACCTGGGCGCGGGCCCCTTCTTCCGACTGCTGGGGCCCCGGCTGGGGCTGTCGAAGCCGTCCATCATGGCGTTGGTGCTGACGGCGGGGCTGGGCAACACCGCCTTCGTGGGGCTGCCCATGGCGGAGGCGCTGCTGGGGGCCAAGGGCCTGCCGGTGGCGGTGGTGGTGGATCAGCTCGGCTCCTTCCTGGTGCTGTCCTCGCTGGCCACGGTGGCGGCGGCCCGGGCGGGCGCGGACACGCCGCTGTCCCTGCGCCAACTCGCGCGCAAGGTGGCCACCTTCCCCCCGTTCCTGGCGCTGGTGGTGGCGTTGGCGACGCGGCCTTGGGCCTATCCGGTCTGGCTGGACGGAGTGCTGGAGCGGTTGGGCGCGCTGCTGACGCCGCTGGCGCTGTTCGCCATTGGCCTGCAGCTGCGCCTGTCGGGCATCAAACCCCGGCTGCCCGCGGTGGCCCTGGGGCTGTCGTACAAGCTGCTGTTGGTGCCGGCGCTGACTGCCGCGGGCCTGCTGGCCCTGCCAGGGCTGGCGCCCACGGTGGTGCAGGCCACGCTGCTGCAGGCGGCCATGGGACCCATGGTGAGCGCGGCCATCCTCGCGGCCGAGCATGACCTGGACCCGGACCTGGCGGTGTTGATGGTGGGAGTGGGCGTTCCGCTGTCCTTCGCGACGGCGCCGCTGATGTTGATGCTGGCGCGCTGA
- a CDS encoding nucleotidyltransferase family protein: MEVRRPVAELGARAYAIQLLSDARIPFLVGGAYAFAHYTGIYRDTKDLDLFIRKDDADRALEVLARNGWSTQSNVHGWLHKAFWDDFLVDLIFASGNGITVVDDGWFEHAVRARLLNCACNVPPAEEIYWSKAFVLERERFDGHELTHLLLKTGRTFDWPRLLARFDRYWEVLLSHLMFFRFAYPADRDIVPEWVMRELLSRANSSLAEGNWDSKLCRGRLLSQVSYQVDVDEWGYEDGRAWDESERTREREPEAVPAASGTYGGH, from the coding sequence ATGGAGGTTCGGCGGCCGGTCGCCGAACTGGGCGCACGGGCCTATGCCATCCAATTGTTGTCTGACGCGCGAATCCCGTTCCTGGTCGGCGGCGCCTACGCGTTCGCCCACTACACGGGCATCTATCGCGACACGAAGGACCTGGACCTGTTCATCCGCAAGGACGACGCGGACCGCGCATTGGAGGTGCTCGCGCGCAATGGCTGGAGCACGCAGAGCAACGTCCACGGCTGGCTGCACAAGGCCTTCTGGGACGACTTCCTCGTCGACCTCATCTTCGCGTCCGGCAATGGCATCACCGTCGTTGACGACGGCTGGTTCGAGCACGCGGTCCGCGCCCGGCTGCTGAACTGCGCGTGCAACGTGCCTCCGGCGGAGGAAATCTATTGGAGCAAGGCCTTCGTCCTGGAGCGCGAGCGCTTCGACGGGCACGAACTCACGCACCTGCTCCTGAAGACGGGGCGCACGTTCGACTGGCCGCGGCTGCTGGCGCGCTTCGACCGGTACTGGGAGGTGCTGCTCTCGCACCTGATGTTCTTCCGCTTCGCGTACCCCGCGGACCGCGACATCGTCCCGGAGTGGGTGATGCGCGAGCTGCTCTCCCGCGCCAACAGCTCGCTGGCGGAGGGCAACTGGGACTCGAAGCTGTGCCGGGGCCGGCTGTTGTCGCAGGTCAGCTACCAGGTGGACGTCGACGAGTGGGGCTACGAGGACGGCCGCGCCTGGGATGAATCCGAGCGCACGCGCGAGCGCGAGCCCGAAGCGGTGCCCGCCGCGAGCGGTACTTACGGCGGCCACTGA
- a CDS encoding MG2 domain-containing protein, with translation MTIRFRRRRLLGGGLAALLVGGAVAFASWDVCLSAWVLRGVKVPSCPDGQFRQVVEVHGSGLARGDTGQVMVVTHALAPHPESGQLMKAPVTKGTAAVFLVDGEGKETPLPLSKETDWKRTQDDRSLSARVVLPEVPDGDYQFRARVTSPLGTDSVDAPLPLYANALAHVLTDRPLYEPGHEVLFRAVVLRAKDLAPLDGRPGTWVVRDSTGEVVLEERAPAGPWGVVAGRFPLDRGAPQGSWTVSWVSGGAQASASFEVKPFTLPRFRVEARSARPFWRADEVPVVDGQVTYASGAPVADVEVGLTWNIHGDWPAPTEWHAGGLPDRARTDAAGRFRLSLPRVPLDLRGQAQLVARLVARDAAGDRIEGGVSLLLSEDALQVSAVTEVEGGLAPGFNNRVYVRATTAAGQVLPGTELTVKRAWDPRDEGVRALTDEDGVAVFQLDPGPPVNVVVPPMPVRPPPPEPTVRLGQTRNLLAPETEASLEDLLALEKGLAALEPCARFVTREDGEMEVALGLRVSASGAVVDVVTGEEGALPACVASALRTRVLPAGRERVFQVSLAIMDPGLPELEVEVEAAIGAPEMLVAALSDAALDARTCLPRDLGMEAPLPAALSWRLGKRGLESLTWVTLPKQSNALAASALPCIQERFARVRLPEAEYRQNALGVGHLTARLSGEKGRQAVSQATTFLGYELKVSGTQRGEVVGETKLVLRPAEVPPTRLRATPVLARGGEEVRIELMRGPQFEGPLPDTLVLQAGNQRMEEKVDKATRSVRFKLPEDFEGWAMTYWEGAQGRVYVAPRAQLSVEVTPDKQRYAPGELARLQLQTRVDGQDGPAAVGLFGVDETLAQLAPLPGPDALGQLRPVPTVASPAFGVLDGQALAMGRIRGANAASAAVLRVSDVPRREHTEPRVTVNAVTAFEPESELTEPFYAVLAELHAQVRAWEEKAPQGQTLDPAGMARLWEGALAACEKRGDKVRDAFGRRLKLSRLPVDLLALTDPRAVVSSGTRLPEDVENWNAWVAREAP, from the coding sequence ATGACAATCCGCTTCCGGCGCCGCCGGCTGCTGGGGGGAGGACTGGCTGCGTTGCTCGTGGGGGGCGCGGTAGCCTTTGCCTCCTGGGACGTCTGCCTTTCCGCCTGGGTCCTGCGAGGAGTGAAGGTGCCGAGCTGTCCGGACGGACAGTTCCGCCAGGTGGTGGAGGTCCATGGCTCCGGCCTGGCGCGTGGCGACACGGGCCAGGTGATGGTCGTGACGCATGCGCTGGCGCCGCACCCGGAATCCGGCCAGCTGATGAAGGCCCCGGTGACGAAGGGCACGGCCGCCGTGTTCCTGGTAGACGGGGAGGGGAAGGAGACACCGCTTCCACTGTCCAAGGAGACGGACTGGAAGCGCACCCAGGACGACCGAAGCCTGTCGGCCCGGGTGGTGCTGCCGGAGGTACCGGACGGTGACTACCAGTTCCGGGCCCGCGTCACCTCGCCACTGGGCACGGACTCCGTGGATGCGCCGCTGCCGCTGTATGCCAATGCCCTGGCTCACGTGCTGACGGACCGGCCCCTGTACGAGCCGGGCCACGAGGTCCTCTTCCGCGCGGTGGTGCTGAGGGCCAAGGACCTGGCGCCGTTGGATGGGCGGCCGGGGACGTGGGTGGTGCGGGATTCCACCGGCGAAGTGGTGCTGGAGGAGCGCGCGCCGGCCGGCCCCTGGGGCGTGGTGGCCGGGCGCTTCCCGCTGGACCGGGGCGCGCCGCAAGGGAGCTGGACGGTGAGCTGGGTGAGCGGCGGGGCGCAGGCCTCGGCGTCCTTCGAAGTGAAGCCCTTCACCCTGCCGCGTTTCCGCGTGGAGGCGCGCAGCGCCCGGCCCTTCTGGCGCGCGGACGAGGTGCCGGTGGTGGATGGGCAGGTGACGTATGCCTCGGGCGCGCCGGTGGCCGACGTCGAGGTGGGTCTGACGTGGAACATCCACGGTGACTGGCCCGCGCCCACGGAGTGGCATGCGGGAGGCCTGCCGGACCGCGCGCGCACCGACGCCGCGGGGCGCTTCCGCCTGTCGCTGCCGCGCGTGCCCCTGGACCTGCGCGGACAGGCCCAGTTGGTGGCGCGTCTGGTGGCGCGGGACGCGGCGGGAGACCGCATCGAAGGCGGCGTGTCGCTGCTGCTGTCCGAGGACGCGCTGCAGGTGTCGGCGGTGACGGAGGTGGAGGGTGGACTGGCGCCGGGGTTCAACAACCGCGTCTACGTACGCGCGACGACGGCCGCGGGGCAGGTGCTGCCGGGCACGGAGTTGACGGTGAAGCGCGCCTGGGACCCGCGGGACGAAGGCGTGCGCGCGTTGACGGACGAGGACGGCGTGGCCGTCTTCCAACTGGACCCCGGGCCTCCCGTCAACGTCGTGGTGCCGCCCATGCCCGTGCGCCCGCCGCCGCCCGAGCCCACGGTGCGGCTGGGCCAGACGCGCAACCTGCTGGCGCCGGAGACGGAGGCCTCGCTCGAGGACCTGCTCGCGCTGGAGAAGGGGTTGGCCGCGCTCGAACCCTGTGCGCGCTTCGTGACGCGTGAGGATGGAGAGATGGAAGTCGCGCTCGGCCTGCGCGTGAGTGCTTCGGGCGCGGTGGTGGACGTGGTGACTGGGGAGGAGGGCGCACTGCCCGCCTGCGTGGCCTCGGCGTTGCGTACCCGCGTGCTGCCCGCCGGGCGTGAGCGGGTCTTCCAGGTGAGCCTGGCCATCATGGACCCGGGCCTGCCGGAGTTGGAAGTGGAGGTGGAGGCGGCCATTGGCGCCCCTGAGATGCTGGTGGCCGCGCTGTCCGACGCGGCCCTCGATGCGCGCACGTGTCTGCCGCGAGACCTGGGAATGGAAGCCCCGCTGCCCGCGGCGTTGAGCTGGCGGCTGGGGAAGCGGGGCCTGGAGTCGCTGACGTGGGTGACGCTGCCGAAGCAGTCGAACGCGCTGGCCGCGTCCGCCCTGCCCTGCATCCAGGAGCGCTTCGCGCGCGTCCGGCTGCCCGAGGCCGAGTATCGGCAGAACGCCCTGGGCGTGGGGCACCTCACCGCACGTCTGTCGGGGGAGAAGGGGCGCCAGGCCGTTTCCCAGGCCACCACCTTCCTGGGCTACGAGCTGAAGGTGAGCGGCACCCAGAGGGGAGAGGTCGTGGGCGAAACGAAGCTGGTGCTGCGTCCGGCGGAGGTACCACCCACGCGCCTGCGCGCCACGCCCGTGCTGGCGCGCGGCGGCGAGGAGGTCCGCATCGAGCTGATGCGCGGTCCCCAGTTCGAGGGCCCGCTGCCCGATACCCTGGTGCTCCAGGCAGGCAACCAACGGATGGAAGAGAAGGTGGACAAGGCGACGCGCTCGGTCCGCTTCAAGCTGCCCGAGGACTTCGAGGGCTGGGCGATGACGTACTGGGAGGGCGCGCAGGGCCGGGTGTACGTGGCGCCGCGCGCGCAGCTCTCCGTGGAGGTGACGCCGGACAAGCAGCGCTACGCTCCCGGCGAGCTGGCCCGGCTCCAATTGCAGACGCGGGTGGATGGCCAGGACGGTCCGGCGGCGGTGGGCCTCTTCGGCGTGGACGAGACGCTGGCGCAGCTGGCGCCGCTGCCAGGGCCGGACGCGCTGGGGCAGCTGCGGCCCGTGCCGACGGTGGCCTCGCCCGCCTTCGGTGTCCTGGACGGTCAGGCGCTGGCCATGGGCCGCATCCGCGGGGCAAACGCGGCGTCGGCGGCGGTGCTGCGGGTGAGCGATGTGCCTCGGCGCGAGCACACGGAGCCCCGCGTGACGGTGAACGCGGTGACGGCCTTCGAGCCGGAGTCGGAGCTGACCGAACCCTTCTACGCCGTGCTGGCGGAGCTGCACGCGCAGGTGCGCGCCTGGGAGGAGAAGGCGCCGCAAGGGCAGACGCTGGACCCGGCGGGCATGGCCCGGCTGTGGGAGGGCGCGCTGGCGGCGTGTGAGAAGCGCGGCGACAAGGTGAGGGATGCCTTTGGCCGCCGGTTGAAGCTGTCGCGGCTGCCCGTGGACCTGCTGGCCCTCACCGACCCGCGGGCGGTGGTGTCCAGCGGCACGCGGCTGCCGGAGGACGTGGAGAACTGGAACGCTTGGGTTGCCCGGGAGGCGCCATGA
- a CDS encoding alpha-2-macroglobulin family protein produces the protein MNRSFFAGVGCSLASLVGLVMFVALFGDDMRRLFGSSADALAGASAPQASKSLRSFGENSAYDEVQAVMAPPPVMAEPQIEMEVEGGMPGFANEPRRARAVVVKDDARKGGGGAEADATPSRAWFPETFLFEPLVVTDASGAATVPVRVPDRLTQWRVLALAHSRSGAQSGAVTSFTGTLPTYVDPVLPAFLRAGDAVRMPVQVMNTTDAAVEAPLKVEVPGALVEGGSRTVRVPAHGSVVEYVTVRVSTPGQVAVRAALGATDAVVRDFPVWATGRPVVETRGGTLAAPRSLSLTGAVDAQPGSERVRVRVFPGGLGVLRSELLNASGREDAAGVGYSLLLAGRAPELLSALGETRSAEALKALSTPGQRLKAPVPPESGEVDVESVRAGLMRATQRALRWSRAPDVATAALLAEGALAHPDNPVLARLGERLAAQVAAAQLPDGTCQGGAGWTLQRLLVATADCTRAVNAAAVTPEGKRRAAFFTARASGALERNRAYVRDGYTAAALLASGAVTGSLRDSLREQVRDAVQRRDEGAAFLPVEEGVVDATGGTPTEAEATALAVLALEGDAKAPVADLGAALLASYEPVNGWGNGRANRLALQAVVSLFREPLPAQVRVVLERDGQVITEGTFDAKALREVLSLEAAAPGSGGAHTWTVRAEPAVPGLGFALALSAAVPWTQQAQAGMELSVQVPSDAKVGQPSEVTLQASTPSGLPLVIRHGLPAGVQVDTASLEALVREGKVASWQSEDGAVTLRLHPRGPGEPFQARFRVIPTLAGTLQGGASSLMTLSRPDLVSYVPPATWAVR, from the coding sequence ATGAATCGCTCGTTCTTCGCCGGGGTGGGGTGCTCCCTGGCGAGCCTGGTGGGACTGGTCATGTTCGTGGCGCTCTTCGGTGACGACATGCGGCGCCTGTTCGGCTCATCCGCTGACGCGCTGGCGGGTGCGTCCGCGCCCCAGGCGTCGAAGAGTCTCCGCTCCTTTGGTGAGAACTCCGCGTACGACGAGGTGCAAGCGGTGATGGCCCCCCCGCCGGTCATGGCGGAGCCGCAGATAGAGATGGAAGTAGAAGGGGGGATGCCCGGGTTCGCGAACGAGCCCCGCCGTGCCCGCGCCGTCGTGGTCAAGGATGATGCACGCAAGGGCGGGGGCGGCGCGGAGGCAGACGCAACGCCCAGCCGTGCCTGGTTCCCGGAGACGTTCCTCTTCGAACCCCTGGTGGTGACGGACGCGTCCGGCGCGGCGACGGTGCCGGTGCGCGTGCCGGACCGCCTCACGCAGTGGCGGGTGCTGGCGCTGGCGCACTCGCGTTCGGGCGCGCAGTCCGGCGCGGTGACGTCCTTCACGGGCACGCTGCCCACGTACGTGGACCCGGTGCTGCCGGCCTTCCTGCGCGCGGGCGACGCCGTGCGGATGCCGGTGCAGGTGATGAACACCACGGACGCGGCGGTGGAGGCGCCCTTGAAGGTGGAGGTGCCGGGCGCGCTGGTGGAGGGCGGCAGCCGCACCGTGCGCGTTCCGGCGCACGGCAGCGTGGTGGAGTACGTGACGGTGCGGGTGTCCACGCCGGGCCAGGTGGCGGTGCGCGCGGCGTTGGGCGCCACCGACGCGGTGGTGCGGGACTTCCCCGTGTGGGCCACGGGGCGGCCGGTGGTGGAGACGCGCGGTGGCACGCTGGCGGCGCCGCGCTCGCTGTCGCTCACCGGGGCCGTGGACGCGCAGCCGGGAAGCGAGCGCGTCCGGGTGCGGGTGTTCCCCGGCGGGCTGGGCGTGCTGCGCTCGGAGCTGCTGAACGCGAGCGGGCGCGAGGACGCGGCCGGCGTGGGTTATTCGCTGCTGCTGGCGGGCCGCGCGCCGGAGCTCCTGAGTGCGCTGGGCGAGACGCGGTCCGCGGAGGCACTGAAGGCGCTAAGCACGCCCGGGCAGCGGCTGAAGGCGCCCGTGCCTCCGGAGTCCGGTGAAGTGGACGTGGAGTCGGTACGGGCGGGGCTGATGCGGGCGACCCAGCGCGCGCTGCGGTGGAGCCGGGCGCCGGACGTGGCCACGGCGGCGCTGCTGGCGGAGGGCGCGCTGGCGCATCCGGACAACCCCGTGCTGGCCCGCCTGGGTGAGCGGCTGGCCGCGCAGGTGGCGGCGGCGCAGCTTCCGGATGGCACCTGCCAGGGCGGCGCCGGCTGGACGCTCCAGCGGTTGTTGGTGGCCACCGCGGACTGCACGCGCGCGGTGAACGCGGCGGCGGTGACGCCGGAGGGCAAGCGCCGCGCGGCCTTCTTCACCGCGCGGGCCTCGGGTGCGCTGGAACGCAACCGGGCGTACGTCAGGGATGGCTACACCGCGGCGGCGCTGCTGGCGAGCGGCGCGGTGACGGGCTCGCTGCGGGACTCACTGCGCGAGCAGGTGCGGGACGCCGTGCAGCGGCGCGACGAGGGTGCCGCGTTCCTGCCCGTGGAGGAGGGCGTGGTGGACGCCACGGGCGGCACGCCGACGGAGGCCGAGGCCACCGCGCTGGCCGTGCTGGCCCTGGAGGGCGACGCGAAGGCACCCGTGGCGGACCTGGGCGCCGCGTTGCTCGCCAGCTACGAGCCGGTGAATGGCTGGGGCAACGGGCGCGCCAACCGCCTGGCGTTGCAGGCCGTGGTGTCCCTCTTCCGCGAGCCGCTGCCCGCCCAGGTGCGGGTGGTGCTGGAGCGGGACGGCCAGGTCATTACCGAGGGCACCTTCGACGCCAAGGCCCTGCGTGAGGTGCTGTCCCTGGAGGCGGCGGCTCCGGGCTCCGGCGGCGCGCATACCTGGACGGTGCGCGCGGAGCCCGCGGTGCCCGGGTTGGGCTTCGCGCTGGCGTTGAGCGCCGCGGTGCCGTGGACGCAGCAGGCACAGGCCGGGATGGAGTTGTCCGTGCAGGTGCCCTCGGACGCGAAGGTGGGGCAGCCGTCGGAGGTGACGCTCCAGGCATCCACGCCGTCGGGCCTGCCGCTGGTGATTCGCCACGGGCTGCCCGCGGGCGTGCAGGTGGACACCGCCAGCCTGGAGGCGCTCGTGCGTGAAGGGAAGGTGGCGTCCTGGCAGAGCGAGGATGGCGCGGTGACGCTGCGGCTTCATCCCCGAGGGCCGGGCGAGCCCTTCCAGGCGCGCTTCCGCGTCATCCCGACGCTGGCGGGTACGCTCCAGGGAGGCGCGTCGTCGCTGATGACCCTGTCGCGCCCTGACCTGGTGTCCTACGTACCCCCCGCTACGTGGGCCGTTCGCTGA